A stretch of DNA from Zootoca vivipara chromosome 16, rZooViv1.1, whole genome shotgun sequence:
aagagctggaagggacaaaagctcagcattttccttcagctcttggccacagcaacgctatgcctgcctggttgcctctggcctctccctccttggacccttgccttgccaacgccttgatcctcgacccttggacctttgccttgccgacgccttgatcctcgacccttggacctttgccttgctccttgactcccagaccttcgcctctgccttgcttcttgaccctgcgactgcctgctgctggaccctcagccctgcacctgttcctgcttcttcatcaccatcttgcctctggtcctgatgtcctcagccagggcttcaaccgcccgccaaccggaccgtgacacgctcactgtatttttaaacattaattttatCATTGTACAAAGTTTTATATGTACGGCATGTTTTGTCCTTTGGGATTATTGCTCCCCGAAACGTGTTTTAAAAGCTGGTCTACAACCGTAATAAATTTattcatagttgttgttgttatttggatCAGAGGCCATCAAGCAACCACGTGAGAATCCAGTGTGATAGGAAGAGCCGTTTTATTGCAAATTAATTGACTGAGAGTGGCCTAAAGTCACATGCCTTGCCTATTAAGAAATTAGAAACCCTAACTATGCTGAACCAGCAAAGTgaacagctaaaataagagaacctAAGATTGTTTTATGGAAGCTTTTTTTGGACTGTAtaaatattatagtatgatgcATTCACAAGATAGATTTGAACTATGAACAATGGAAGGAATTGGTGATTATTAGcggtgcttttttcagggggtactcaagggtacacaaaACCTGCACGTCTTTTTTGTGTTAAAAATGTTGCACTTACTATAACTATGGTGAGCACCTgcacctatttttctatttaaaaaagcaCTGTGACTGTGAGAGAAGATGGCAGCAAGAGGGGGGAAccctggaaaatggggtgggaagtcgACAAAACAAAATTCAATTTTATATTGGAATGTATACGTGAAATgtgtggaaatttaataaattatatggGGGGGGATTATAAACCCGCAGCTGAGTCGCTTAGAATACACGTCCTCGGTTTTCCCCCTTCATGCTCCTCCCTCCCCGTTATGGTGCTCCTCTCCAACcccgcccaccctcctctctcatTGACCCTTCCGTCGCAATGCCTGTCGTCGTGCACGTCCCTTATTTCGCcgtctccccctcccacccagttTGCGTGCCGCGCCACGTCCCGGCCTTCCGGCCTCCCTATTCCCCCGCCTCCTTTGGATTGGCCCGCTCCCTTTCCATTCCCGACCGCTACTGTCTTCCTGACTGACGTGAACAGAAAACCCTCCCGCCTCCCCATTCCCACCCCTATCCTCGTTTGGATTGGCCTCTCCCTTTCCAATATACAATGACTGACGTGAACAGAAAACCCTCCCGCCTCCCTATTCCCGCCCTCCCCCACCAAGCTCCTTTTGATTGGCCGCTCCTCTTCCAATCCCGACCTCTCCTCCTGTTCTCTCTCTGTGCGCCTGACGTTGGACGGCAGGGTAACGTATGGTGCCCGCCTTGCTCCTCCTGCTTTCCCGGCCCACCCAGTCAGCGTCCTCGCTTTCTGTCCACGCGTCCATGTGTTGTAGCCCCGCCCCTCCCGCGGCCGAGAGCGGCGCGAGGGAGCTCGCGAGGAGGCGGCGGCGTAAGCGTCGTCGTGGCGGCGGCGCGCGCGAGGCCCCTCCCGCGAGCGGTCGCCCTTGGCTACGGGCATGGCGTGGGCGCGGCCCGCTCCGGGGGTTCCGGAGGGGCTGCGGCCGCTGCCGCTaccgcccctcctcctcctcgtgtgGGTCTCCGCCTTGTGCCTCTTCCCTCGGCCGGCGGAGGCCCTGGTGGAAGGTCTCTACTGCGGGAAGCTGGTCTGCTACGACGTGCTGGGCGTGAGCCGGGATGCCAGCAAGGCTGAAGTGGCCCGGGCTTACCGGCAGCTGGCCCTCCGCTACCACCCGGACCGCCAGCGGGAACCCGACCCGGACGGCAAAGGAGCAGAGGCCGCCCAGGAGAAGTTCCTGCTCATCGCCACCGCCTACGAGACCCTCAAGGTGAGAGAGTGGGGCCGGGgtcgccccctccctcctcctcccgccccggcCGGACGCCTCCGGTAAGACACGCACCGCccgcaccctcctcctcctcccgccccccTCACGCACCCAGGCTCAGTTTCTCCCAACAGCACCCACCTCCCTGGCTCCCTTGGGGAGAAGGAGCAGCTGCGGGGAGGAGGGTGACAGGAGCGGCTGGCGCAGGGAGGACTctggacaaccccccccctttcgcATCTCCCCCTCTCAATATTtctctcccatgaaaataggggtgtcttcCTATTCCatatggcttccaacatacagtacagtacatacaggtgaaactcgggaaattagaatatcatggaaaagtgcatttatttcagtaatgcaacttaaaaggtgaaaccaatatacaaGATAGATGcaggacatgcaaagcaagatatgtcaagcctttatttgttgtaattgtaattatttgtcattaagcgggtcaattataaatggaatgtaattaatgaaatgtaatagtgatgtttatttttgtattattgtaactatttgttttattactgtggaatttccaaaagaaagcattatgtaaaaaataaaagaaaaataaaaaataaaaagttgcattactgaaatgaatgcacttttcgacaatattctaattttccgagtttcgcctgtagaaacataataaaacattggaaaaaacttccccatacagggctgctttcagtccTGTATGTAAAAgcataatataaaaacataatgaaacattaaacattgaaaaaactttcccatacagggctgctttcagtcctgtatataaaaacataatgaaacattaaacatggaagaaaacttccctatacaaggttgccttcagaagGCTCTGGATCCGTTAACTCcacacctccaacatttctgtgatggaAATGAGGGGCATCGTCCTATTCTATCATAATAATTTCAGTATTTATatccagcccatctgactgggttgtcccagacactctgggcaccttccaacatatatataaacataatgaaacattaaaaaacttccctatatagggctgccttcagaggtcttctaaaagttgtgtagttattatctcattggctcaggggttgcattactccataccctccaacttttctctgatgaatagagggacgtcctaagggaaagcgggacattccaggatcaaattagaaatctggatggcttctgtaaatccaggactgtccctggaaaatagggacacttggagggtctgccttcgTGGGGTGTCCTCTCTCCACAAAACACTTctagacagtgttagaaactcagatatattagctaggtgccaaatggccccttaaaccaaggttgcagttgccaTTTTTAggcaagacagctctaaagtctcATTTTTTCAAACGATGGACCAACTgcgattgattctcagttaaacacctGTCTACTTCAGATAACAAACGAGCTTGGTTAAAAACTTGACTGACAATATATATGTCAGTCCACAGATATATtggcctacagtggtacctcgggttacgaacacgatccattccgggacgcagttcgtaacccgaaatggtcgtaacccgaagcaccattttgcgcatgcgcaaagcacaatttcagcgctttgtgcatgccgcttctgcacatgcacagaatgcacacacggcaaaaatacttccgggtttgcggtgttcgtaacccaaggtgttcataacccgaggtacgactgtattctgacctctttttcttaatggagACTGCTCCTGcttaggctgcacagaaaaagcagtttggttccagaaattcattccgattgtgcagataaaatataactgatagaattccaaggggtggggtgttagtgtgtgaaaacagggtTTGCCGTTTATATGCATACACCAATATATTATTGTGCTGTATAATATGCATGGTGTTGGTGTATATatgtcagagagagaagagaaactgGCCCATTAAACCAAGGTTGCCAACACTGCAAGCATGCCTTGCCTAACTAGCTTCAGTCATTAGTTTAATGTGTTTGCTCATAACTGCTTTGAGAAGAATAGCTTGTCAGTAGTCAAGTGTATTGCTTCAGAAGCATGAAGCATAAACACCTTTACTTTTTGCTGTTATACTCCTGTTGTATAAATACTATTGATTATTTTATGTTTGAAAATTTAATTTAAGAGTAGTGTTCAGCTAGAGATAATTGCCATAAGTACAACCAAAAGCAATTACTTAAACTGAAgggatggttgttgtttttattcattgACTTATGGGATATTTCCAAATGAAAACCTGCCAATCATCATTTGCAGGATGAAGAAACTCGTAAGGATTATGATTATATGTTGGATCATCCTGAGGAGTATTACAGCCATTACTATCACTATTATAGTAGAAGATTGGCACCCAAGGTAGATGTCAGAATCGTGATTCTAGTCACTGTCTGTGCCATCTCTGTTTTTCAGGTAAATATCTTTGTCTCCAAACTGTTCCATTGTTACCATCTGACCTGGAAAATACTGAAAGACAAAATGTAATATGGCTAGTTTCTTACAAATGTTTTCCCTTTGTGTAAAAGGCAGTTGATCAAGCGCTGTCTGCTCTCTATATTATGCCTGCAAAGGAGGTGGCTGTCCTGAACTTATTACCTACAAAATAAGGAACATGCCAGTATTAAAAATATTACATCACCTTTCCCTAAGATTTTTGGACACAATACATGAaaaggggattttaaaaaaagagagtgaatATGAATGCAAAGCTAggcaaataaagaaaacaatAGAACAATTGATATAGTGCATCCTATATACCGGTACTATATACAGTACTGAGTACCACAGGGAAGGGTAATTTGCTTATTCTCTAAGGCTAATATTGCTTACCATTTTATATTTTAGTTCTTCAGCTGGTGGAGTAGCTACAATGAAGCTATCAAGTACCTAGCAACCATGCCAAAATATCGTATACAAGCCATGGAGATTGCCAGGCAACAAGGGCTACTAAACAGAGCCAAAGAAAAGGGCAAGAACAGGCGGTCCAAGGAAGAAATccgcaaggaggaggaggaaataatcaAAGatgtaataaaaaacaaaatagataTCAAGGGTGGTTATCAGAAGCCCCAAATATATGACATACTCTTATTCCAAATCCTTTTAACACCTTTTTATCTGTGCAAGTACATAGGATGGTATTGTTGGTGGATTTATTGTTTCAACATCAAAGGACAAGAATATGGGGAAGAAGAGAAGTTGTATATTATACGCAAGTACATGAAAATGTCACAGTCTCAGTTTGATACTTTGGAAGATCACCAGAAAGAGACTTTTCTTGAACGACAGCTCTGGATAAGAGAGAATTATGAGGTGAGTGGCGCTGACACACAGGAAGTGGGAAAAGAACCTAACGTCCTGACTTCTTAAATTATGTTAATATCACACTTGAGCAAACACGCCTGCTTGTGTTCCATAGTGTTGGTTCATGCACTTGGGGTCACAAGCAGTGATCAGTGTCCCATACACAGCTAAAATACACCAGGTATTTCGTATTATGGTTGTCCAAACTTACTGTCCTTGTAGGTCTTCCCCAACATTTATTTATAGGTTGAGCTGTTGCATAATTACCACGCTTCTTTAAGACTCGTGGGctttgtacatagctgccaagttctcccttttttaaagggaaattacctcatgctgaataggcttcctcgcaagaaaagggaaaacttggcagctatggctttgtaTTAACACTAAATGGTTCACTTCAGTGTTCAAATGAACTTCTTCGTTACTTCCCTTTATTAGAGGCTGAGTggcgttgtttttaaaaaatgcctgtcTAAAAATGTGCTACTCAAGTCAGCTTACTGTACAAATCAGTGAAGCAGCACAAGAAGTCacaacacaaaagcaaaacacaatgcAATAAACTACAATTAACAAGCCTATCATCGGGGGGAAACGGCTCTGATTCAATTTTCAGCAGATGGTGTAGGCTTCGTAAAATTGAGACCTCAATTTGTCAGCTGAATCTCAGAGGAGGGCCAGAAATGAGGTTCCTTAGAGAGGATACTACAAAGACCGAGAGATGGAGAAGGCCCAGTGAGGCAGTCACAGAACGCTCTTCTGAATACATGCTCTCGGATAACCTTATCCTGGTTCTAAGATCAGGGAACCCAGCAATAAATCAGCTTAGAAGTTCTGCTGAAGGAGAAGAAACCTTTTATCTTCCACAACACAATAATTGTCTGTGCTAAAGCAGGTAGAGCTGTCAATCTTTGTTGTTCTAGCGCCATTTAAAAACCAACATACTGGCAATAGAAATGCAGTGTGGCATTTCCAGTCTACTGAGAGAACTGTCACCAGCCTTGTCCCTTTCAATGCCATACAAGTAGTATTAGGTTTTATCCAATGATAGTCCAGCTCATAGCAGAagcattgaaattaataggcacAACTAACTTAGGTCCGTTACAACCCATTGTGCCTCATATGCTATGTAAAGAACAGAAGTTGGAAAACATTGGCTTCATTCTGCAGAGCGTGAGTTTGTAAATCTCCCAGTTGATACCAATTTGAATATTAATTAATACTCAATGTGTCACATTAACTATTGGTAATGTACTTTGAAAATAGATCccaaatgctagtcctactcagtagAGCCATTGAAGTCAATAGACATGTCTAATTAATTTTATTAAGTCTACTCGtgagtaggattagcattgaCTCAAATCTGACTATTAAGGCTTAAAGctgtattctattttttttacCCACCTGCGTGGTATCCCCCAAGCACATTAGTTTTAGGATCAACTACTTTCATGCAATCCAGTGCTCCATTTGAATGTCAAATTGGGGAATCTGCATTTTGGGACTGGCCTGTCTACAGTGAAACTGGCAAATAATCTGTGTTGGTAAAGCACAGTGAAGATTGACGTTGCTTTCAGTTAAatctttccttctcttttagcTTTACAAACAAGAGCaagaggaagaactgaagaaaAAAATGGCATCGGACCCTCGATGGAAAAGATACAGGCGGTGGATGAGAAATGAAGGACCTGGAAGACTGACTTTTATTGATGATTGACACTTGCTGTAACTTATACGGTCCAGTGATGATTGGCAAGAAAAAAATCATACCTAAAAAGTTCAGAGTTTAACTGCTGTGTGTCGGCAATGTTCTGAAACTCAGGAAGTAATCAGGCAGAAAACTAGtacaattttatgatttttataaaataaaagcaaatctgctaaaatataaaataaaagcaaatctgTTTTGCTTCTTGGTTCACTCGATGATGATTTAAAACAAGCCTGACATGGATCTCGTTAATAGTCTTCTTGTAAGTGTGGTAATATAACAGGCACATAGGTGGGCCTATTTGGCAGGAGGACCCAAATCAGCCATCCAAGCCATGCCCATGTTttgcctttcttttttacacCCCCAAAGTTCAAAGTTGGAGGCTGTCACAAGGCTCCTATCGTTCTTGTATGATAGGAAGTTGAAAGATCGTAGCCTTCTGGCAGGTTCATGTGGTTGCCAGTTTGAGGTGGCAAAGATGATTTTCCAGTGCTGATGAAGGAATAGAAATACACTTTTCAGCAGGCCTCCCTGCTGCTGTAGTAGTCAAAATCCCCTTATAAAAAGCTCCAGAAAAGGTGTGTTACAGTGAACACAGGCTTGCTAAGTTTTATATCAATCCAAGAACCACAATGATGGACACTCTGCACTCCACCAACGACAGCTGCATGTCATTGTTGGAGATGGCTAATGTATGCCTGTGACACAGACTGTACAAACAAATTGCGCATGCACCACATAAACAGCATGCACACTCACATAGCATCATGTACACAATGCAGATACAAACTATCGGCATTCCATGTATCCCCACTAGTGCTGGCGTGGCTGGCTGCAAATAGCGCCTTTTCCTTTGGCTTCCCTTTTGAGAGGATCTCTAAACAGCAGAGGGTTCT
This window harbors:
- the DNAJC25 gene encoding dnaJ homolog subfamily C member 25 — translated: MAWARPAPGVPEGLRPLPLPPLLLLVWVSALCLFPRPAEALVEGLYCGKLVCYDVLGVSRDASKAEVARAYRQLALRYHPDRQREPDPDGKGAEAAQEKFLLIATAYETLKDEETRKDYDYMLDHPEEYYSHYYHYYSRRLAPKVDVRIVILVTVCAISVFQFFSWWSSYNEAIKYLATMPKYRIQAMEIARQQGLLNRAKEKGKNRRSKEEIRKEEEEIIKDVIKNKIDIKGGYQKPQIYDILLFQILLTPFYLCKYIGWYCWWIYCFNIKGQEYGEEEKLYIIRKYMKMSQSQFDTLEDHQKETFLERQLWIRENYELYKQEQEEELKKKMASDPRWKRYRRWMRNEGPGRLTFIDD